The following DNA comes from Synergistaceae bacterium DZ-S4.
TGTCATCCTCATAACAAATGCTTTCCACACAGGCGGTACTGTCCTGGAATTGGGCTGAATGAATAAGCCTCTGCAGCCGGGTATGCTGGCGTCTGCTGAACTCCCAGTCCACCAGAAGCCCCATCCTCTCCTGGAAGTTCATCTCCTGATAGGAGGGATCTGTTTCTTGCTGGTGAAGGGATTCCGCCATACCTGTAAGCTTCATTAGCTTAAGCTTGTTAAGGGTCTCCTGGCTAATCATTTGCATCGCCTCCGAAGTAAGTTGCTCCTCGCTGGAATCCCCTTTTAACCGATGGATGTTCTTTACGCTTTGTACCTGGTTGTTCTGCAGCATCCATATTTTTCTCGAGGATATTTTTGATCTGTTGGTATGTAGGGGAAAGAGTCCTCGTAAGAATAAGGCAGCAGGCACGTTCAAGCCTTTGGGGTCCGTATTTGTTTTGCAGGTTCAGGAGACCGAAACAGGAACGATAAGCCTGCTGCTCAATGACTGCACGATCCAAAATCGCCTCAACAACCTTTCTGGCGGCATCCCCTGTCTTCTCCGCCCATGAAAGGAAACGGGACCGGTTCCAGTCTGAAAAGAAAAGTTTATCAGGTGGCATATGTTCCTGTATGGTTGAGTAGTCGGCTTTTCCCCACAGTCTTTTGTGAGACGCGATCCGTTGATGATGATAGAATATTTCTACAGTAGACTGAGTTGCGCGCACATCTGCCTCTTCTCCCAAATACTCAAACGGGACAGAGTAAAACTTGCGTTGGAAGGCAATGTGGCAATTCGGCTGGACTTTGGCCTTTCCCCATTGAGCCATTTCATAAGGGAATTCGGGAAGCGGGAGCATGTATTCCTTTTCTTCGGCAAGATAAGTGGACCAACGGCTTCCGCTTTTCCCGGTCAACGGAGCTTCATTCACCTGTTTCAGAGCAGAACGGATAAGACTTTGCAGATCTGCAAATGATAAGATCTGGACGTTGCGCAGTTTGGCCAGGATCTTCCTTGATGCTATGAGCACACTGTTTTCGACTGACGATTTATCCTTGGGCTTACGGACTCTGGCGGGTAATACAACACTTCCGTAATGACCGGACATCTCCAGATAGGTTTTATTTAACTCCGGCTCATAGAAATTTGGGCGTTTAACGCTTGATTTAAGGTTATCCGGTATAAGTGTTTTCGGAACACCTTCAAAATACTTAAAGGCATTAACGTGTCCTGCTATCCATGAGTGGAGCTTCTCGTCCCGGAAAGGTTCCGCATAAATTAGCTGACTACAGGGAAGGACCGATACAAACAAAGAAGCTTCAGCCATCTTTCCGCTTTCAGGGTCGAAAAAAGCTAT
Coding sequences within:
- the istA gene encoding IS21 family transposase, which encodes MTDYLTIVRAVYGGLSQRQAATTYHVSRNTVSLLIRHAKNQGWLTVEDLSRADAAAFSSALLKPVDSVRDTTFRMPDFEHVHAELAKPHVTLKLLWEEYVESCRIGEERFYMETQFRRYYHKFARIHKATIRLEHKPALSMEVDWAGTKIAFFDPESGKMAEASLFVSVLPCSQLIYAEPFRDEKLHSWIAGHVNAFKYFEGVPKTLIPDNLKSSVKRPNFYEPELNKTYLEMSGHYGSVVLPARVRKPKDKSSVENSVLIASRKILAKLRNVQILSFADLQSLIRSALKQVNEAPLTGKSGSRWSTYLAEEKEYMLPLPEFPYEMAQWGKAKVQPNCHIAFQRKFYSVPFEYLGEEADVRATQSTVEIFYHHQRIASHKRLWGKADYSTIQEHMPPDKLFFSDWNRSRFLSWAEKTGDAARKVVEAILDRAVIEQQAYRSCFGLLNLQNKYGPQRLERACCLILTRTLSPTYQQIKNILEKNMDAAEQPGTKRKEHPSVKRGFQRGATYFGGDAND